One genomic window of Psychrobacillus sp. INOP01 includes the following:
- a CDS encoding tyrosine-type recombinase/integrase, translating to MKEPKVGKRIPKYLTEREIEHLRESCHSSVKKAIFEFMFSTGCRIGEIVALEKNHINWSNKDDKEREVYFNTRCDIWLKRYMESRDDHNPAIFVKARQPHKMSVAHMRYIIKRSSNRVEINKERFIYTNLDTATQLI from the coding sequence ATGAAAGAACCTAAAGTAGGGAAGCGGATACCCAAGTATTTAACCGAACGGGAGATTGAACACCTTCGTGAATCCTGTCATTCTTCAGTGAAAAAAGCGATTTTTGAATTTATGTTTTCTACCGGCTGTCGAATTGGAGAAATAGTTGCGTTAGAAAAGAATCATATTAATTGGTCCAATAAAGACGATAAGGAAAGAGAAGTTTATTTTAATACACGTTGTGACATATGGCTTAAACGCTATATGGAAAGCCGTGATGACCATAATCCCGCCATCTTTGTAAAAGCCAGACAGCCACACAAAATGAGTGTCGCCCACATGCGATACATCATCAAGCGGAGCTCCAATCGTGTGGAAATTAATAAAGAAAGATTCATCTACACCAACTTAGACACAGCTACGCAACTTATTTGA
- a CDS encoding YobA family protein, which yields MKLLRYFCTILILLSFILLITGCAENRTTQKEDDLKIEGYILEVDEGRILVAEGMTSEQYETLKYKTLQELDNESISLFYLSYEDTSGLRKGYKVDVWMDGEIDLSNPAQAGAKKIELK from the coding sequence ATGAAACTTTTACGGTATTTTTGTACAATTTTAATCTTGTTGAGTTTTATTCTCTTAATAACTGGATGTGCAGAAAATAGAACCACACAGAAAGAGGATGATTTGAAGATAGAAGGTTATATACTTGAAGTAGATGAAGGAAGAATATTGGTTGCAGAGGGCATGACTTCAGAACAATATGAAACACTTAAATATAAAACACTTCAAGAGTTGGATAATGAAAGTATTTCTCTTTTCTACTTAAGTTATGAAGATACCAGTGGATTAAGGAAAGGTTACAAAGTGGATGTATGGATGGATGGTGAAATTGATTTATCTAATCCTGCTCAAGCTGGAGCAAAAAAGATTGAGTTAAAATAA
- a CDS encoding alpha/beta fold hydrolase: MIERKIQSSRGTVYYWTNGIVSPQEFAIVFCHGLTADHTLFDKQVEHLSAEYKLITWDFPLHGKSRPYEDFSFANVNEEMLAILEQENIEKIVLVGQSAGGYIAQSFIHEYGDKVIGFIGIGTTPFGKSYYKKSELFWIKHYSTVARLYPYSYYCKAGAKAITIIDEARTSMYKTLVSLGKKDMLKVTSEVYGEFLKIEDEVQFNCPVLITYGEYDNTGYVKKYCNSWAERTRYPLKIISSASHNANYDNYEEFNGLLISFVQSDI; encoded by the coding sequence ATGATTGAGAGAAAGATACAATCATCAAGAGGAACGGTCTATTACTGGACGAATGGAATAGTTTCTCCACAAGAATTTGCTATTGTTTTTTGTCATGGATTAACAGCAGACCACACGCTTTTCGATAAACAAGTTGAGCATCTATCTGCTGAATATAAGTTGATAACTTGGGATTTTCCTTTGCATGGAAAATCAAGACCCTATGAAGATTTCTCTTTCGCAAATGTAAATGAAGAGATGTTAGCTATACTCGAACAGGAGAATATAGAAAAAATAGTCTTAGTGGGGCAGTCAGCAGGAGGTTATATTGCTCAGTCCTTTATTCATGAATATGGGGACAAGGTAATAGGGTTTATAGGAATAGGCACAACTCCTTTTGGTAAAAGTTATTATAAAAAGTCGGAATTGTTTTGGATAAAACATTATTCTACAGTTGCCAGACTGTACCCATATAGCTATTATTGTAAAGCAGGTGCAAAAGCTATTACGATAATTGATGAAGCAAGGACAAGTATGTACAAAACATTAGTTAGTTTGGGTAAAAAAGATATGTTGAAAGTGACTAGTGAAGTTTATGGTGAGTTTTTGAAGATAGAAGATGAAGTTCAATTTAATTGTCCAGTTTTGATTACTTATGGAGAATATGACAATACAGGTTATGTAAAAAAATACTGTAATAGCTGGGCTGAAAGGACGAGGTATCCATTGAAAATTATATCTAGTGCCTCTCATAACGCAAATTATGATAACTATGAGGAGTTTAATGGACTACTAATTTCTTTTGTTCAATCAGATATATAA
- a CDS encoding cupredoxin domain-containing protein, which yields MYMKKWLTGLVVLLAMIVVVTTQGSLGVFAESGVVTQPIESEKAIEVELNNNYFNPKVITIPNGRTTTLILKNKGTNKHTFTVEKLGIDVEVQPGTEKNITVKPINIGTYDLICRYHFQEGMVGKVTVK from the coding sequence ATGTATATGAAAAAGTGGTTAACTGGATTGGTCGTTTTGCTTGCGATGATTGTAGTTGTGACAACTCAAGGCTCACTAGGTGTATTTGCCGAGTCCGGCGTCGTAACACAGCCAATTGAGTCAGAGAAAGCGATTGAGGTTGAGTTGAACAATAATTACTTTAATCCGAAAGTCATCACTATTCCTAATGGAAGAACGACAACGTTGATATTGAAAAACAAAGGTACTAATAAGCACACCTTCACAGTGGAAAAGCTCGGAATTGACGTCGAAGTCCAGCCGGGAACAGAAAAAAACATTACCGTGAAACCAATAAATATTGGTACATATGATCTGATATGTCGGTACCATTTCCAGGAAGGAATGGTTGGAAAAGTAACAGTCAAATAA
- a CDS encoding polysaccharide deacetylase family protein — MKKVVMFFLCLLILILPSQVFAQLKVPILIYHSIDEFKGHGSKELYVTPKNFEKQMIYLRDHGYTLLTFDRWQDIYKVNKPIFITFDDGYKNNLNAFGIFQKLKNESFKPTGTIFVISDFIGRSNRLSKSDLKMMADSGIISIQSHTATHPDLTKIKNYEYELKGSKDKIQKITGKPVNVLAYPYGNFNNKVLAETKKYYLFGLTTTPELFSEKGIKDEFYLLPRIYIKYSTTLDDFAKIVDGE, encoded by the coding sequence ATGAAAAAGGTTGTAATGTTTTTCCTATGTCTTCTTATATTAATTCTTCCATCACAAGTTTTTGCTCAACTTAAAGTACCTATTTTAATATATCATTCGATTGACGAATTTAAAGGGCATGGTTCTAAGGAGTTATATGTAACACCGAAGAATTTCGAGAAACAAATGATTTATCTAAGAGACCATGGCTACACATTATTAACTTTTGATCGATGGCAAGACATTTATAAAGTAAACAAACCCATTTTCATCACCTTTGATGATGGGTACAAAAACAATCTGAATGCATTTGGTATCTTTCAAAAACTGAAAAACGAAAGTTTTAAACCAACTGGTACCATTTTTGTTATTTCTGACTTTATTGGTCGCTCCAACCGATTATCAAAATCGGATTTAAAAATGATGGCTGATTCAGGGATCATCTCAATTCAGTCTCATACTGCTACACATCCTGATTTGACGAAAATAAAAAATTATGAATATGAACTGAAAGGGTCCAAAGATAAAATTCAAAAAATAACGGGCAAACCAGTTAATGTTCTTGCGTATCCATACGGAAATTTCAATAACAAGGTCCTAGCAGAAACGAAGAAATACTATTTGTTTGGACTTACGACAACTCCTGAACTATTTTCTGAGAAGGGCATAAAAGACGAATTCTATCTTTTACCACGGATCTATATCAAGTATTCAACTACTCTTGATGACTTTGCAAAGATCGTTGACGGAGAATGA
- a CDS encoding RND transporter, with the protein MKNKNILKTINWASFTTIVLVSVVTATITLYDLNTHTTYGEEGQSRAKFRWGLFDTIISVVILFMSSFLALCWKRLFPFNVPIAIIIVGFCYVLFFLTFTVGWVAFQGIFGFFIAFLTGVILIVCYSVFYFLERRKTNKI; encoded by the coding sequence ATGAAAAATAAAAACATTTTAAAAACGATAAACTGGGCATCTTTCACAACCATTGTATTGGTGAGTGTTGTTACAGCAACAATTACACTATATGACTTAAATACACACACTACTTATGGTGAAGAAGGACAGTCTCGTGCGAAATTCCGTTGGGGCTTGTTCGACACAATCATTTCAGTTGTTATACTATTTATGTCATCTTTTTTAGCTTTGTGTTGGAAACGATTATTTCCTTTTAACGTACCTATTGCAATTATAATAGTCGGTTTTTGTTATGTACTATTTTTCCTTACATTCACGGTTGGATGGGTAGCTTTTCAAGGAATATTTGGTTTTTTTATTGCATTTCTAACTGGTGTAATCTTAATAGTATGTTACTCAGTTTTCTATTTTCTTGAACGTCGCAAGACCAATAAAATTTAA